cctggcagagttgtgcagactcaggacaactgaccTTTGGAGATATACGAGGAGTaaaaggagtccgtaatttgctttctaatgatcatgatcttttcctcaaagaagttcatgaatttattactgctgaagtgaaagccatcctctcttggggaatgctgctttttagttagctttgcgacagtatcaaaaataaatttcggaACCCAACTAGAGACgtcacaagtgtttccctaaaagctgacTGGATTTAAACATATTCTATTTTATAGAAAGTTAATAGCTCAATCAACTGATagcgacagaattagattactttCCAAGCAAAGTGAATTTTTTGTCTCCTCGGCAATAGAAGGttgtgtaacggcgttcctcctcctcttcatccgaagaggaggaacagggattgaaccaaaatgtcTGGACATTttttgacatgatttatttaagtaaagacggaaacacgaacttcacttgaaactaaacaacaaacggagtcgacgaacctgaacgtaagaacttacataaacacgaagaactcacgaacaggaaaatgactacacaaaacgacgaacgaacgaaacagtcccgtatggtgcaaacaaacacagacacaggagacaaccacccacaacaaaccatgtgaccccacctaccttaatatggttctcaatcagaggagatggaaaccacctgcctctaattgagaaccatatcaggtacccattaacccaacatagaaacagaaaacatagactgcccacccaaactcacgtcctgaccaactaacacatacaaaaactaacagaaaacaggtcaggaacgtgacaggttgtAGCTCAGCCAATGAATGCCATAGAATCTTAGTATCCCCATATGCATTCAGACTCACGTCTTTCCCAGGTATTTAACAGTTTATTTATGGCATAAAGCATAGTGGATCAAAGCGCTGTAATACAGTTCCTCGCAAAAGTATTCAGTGAGATCAcatgtattcatcccctttgctatgaagcccctaaataagatctggtgcaaccaattaccttcagaagtcacataagtaattaaataaataaataaaagtccaCCTGTgggcaatctaagtgtcacatggataagtgtcacatgatctgtcacatgatctcagtatatacacctgttctgaaaggccccagagtctgcaacaccaccaagcaagcggcacaatgaagaccaaggagctttccatacaggtcagggacaaagtagtggagaagtacagatcagggttgggtattgaaaaaatatcagaaactttgaagatcccacggagcaccattaaatccattataaaaaaattgaaataatatggcaccacaacaaacctgccaagagagggccgcccaccaaaactcacggaccaggcaaggagggcattaatcagagaagcaacaaagagaccaaagatagtcctgaaggagctgcaaagctccacggcGGAGATTggcgtatctgtccataggaccacttttaaGCTGTACacttcacagagctgggctttacggaagagtggccagaaaaatgcCATTGcttaaaaataaaataagcaaacacgtttggtgttcaccaaaaggcatgtgggagactccccaaacatatggaagaatgtaCTCTGGTCATCATGATCAatctggccatcaaggaaaacgctatgtctggcacaaacccaacacctctaattaccccgagaacaccatccccacagtgaagcatggtggtggcagcatcatgctgtggggatgtttttttattgggagggactgggaaactggtcagaattgaagaaatgatggatggtgctaaatacagggaaattcttgagggaaacctgtttcagtcttccagagatttgagactgggacggaggttcaccttccagcaggacaatgacacaaagcatactgctaaagaaagactcgagtggtttaagaggaaatatttaaatgtcttggaatggcctagtcaaagcccagacctcaatccaattgagaatctgtggtatgacttaaagattgctgtacaccagtggaacccatccaacttgaaggagctggaacagttttgccttgaagaatgggaagaaaacccagtggctagatgtgccaagctgatagagacatatcccaagggacttgcagctgtaatcgcAGCAAAAAGtggatctacaaagtattgactttgggggggtgaatagttatgcacgctccaGTTTACTGTTTTTTTCTCTTatctcttgtttgtttcacaataaaaaacaatttgcatcttcaaagtggtaggcatgctgtgtaaatcaaatgatacaaaccccctaaaaatctattttaattccagttgtaaggtaacaaaataggaaaaatgccaaggggggtgaatactttcacaaggcaCTGTAGACGGCATTACAGGGCATTCAGAAgttattcagacaccttgactttttccacatttggttacattacagtctttttctaaaatggattaaataaaatgtaaccAGGAACTATAATTTAACCTAGGAACTAAAATATTTGTCTCCTTCTCAACGTTGCatgcagttctctctctctctctctctctctccctccctctaacccctccctctctctaacccccctctccctctaaacTCACTTATCTCGTAGAACCAGAAAGTCCATACCTCCCAAAAACTCTCTTCTGAGTAAACGAAACTGATCTGAGTCTCTTTgtcgtctgtctgtgtgagagtgaacAACCGTCAAAATGGCTCAGCAGGGAGTTCTGCTGGACCAGGACCAgttctgttgttctgtctgtctagATCTACTGAAGGAACCAGTCACCATTCCCTGTGGACACAGTTACTGTAGGAGCTGTATTGAGGGATGCTGGGATCAGGATGTTCTGAAAGCGGTCTATAGCTGTCCTCAATGCAGAGAGACCTTCACTCCAAGGCCTAATCTGAGGAAAAATAACATGTTGGCTGATATGGTGGAGAAACTGAGGAAGACAGGACTCCAGGCTGCTCCCCCTCCTGCTCTGTGCTATGCTGGACCTGGAGATGTGGCGTGTGATTTCTGCACTGGGACTAGAAAGCAGAAAGCCCTCATGTCCTGTCTGGTGTGTATGGCTTCTTACTGTGAGACTCACCTCCAATCTCACTATGAATCTCCTGCTTTGAAGAAGCACAAGCTGGTCAAAGCCACCGCACAACTACAGGAGAAGATTTGCTCTCATCATGACAAACTGCTGGAGGTTTACTGTCGCACCGATCATCAATGTCTCTGTTATCAGTGTACAATGGATGAACATAAAGGCCATGATACAGTgtcagctgcagcagagaggactgagaaacaggtaagaccagaacaacTTGTTGGTGACTGTCTGATAAACTAATAATTAACGATACAGTAGGAACTAAATCTGTTTGAATATGAGATCATTCAAATGAAATTGATCCACAAATATGAACACAAACCTTGACTATATAGATATGTTAACCCAGATTCTCCAAATGTATCACCATTTTATAAAGTCTGTTAGGTTCTGAACAGACAAAGTAAAAACTCAAACCAAGTTgattcacccactgggtcatacAGCTACAAAGACAATGTATGAT
This genomic interval from Salvelinus alpinus chromosome 6, SLU_Salpinus.1, whole genome shotgun sequence contains the following:
- the LOC139577487 gene encoding E3 ubiquitin-protein ligase TRIM47-like is translated as MAQQGVLLDQDQFCCSVCLDLLKEPVTIPCGHSYCRSCIEGCWDQDVLKAVYSCPQCRETFTPRPNLRKNNMLADMVEKLRKTGLQAAPPPALCYAGPGDVACDFCTGTRKQKALMSCLVCMASYCETHLQSHYESPALKKHKLVKATAQLQEKICSHHDKLLEVYCRTDHQCLCYQCTMDEHKGHDTVSAAAERTEKQRQLGMSQQKVQQRFQEREKRLKELQQAVKSLKVSIVDQRRHTISLLFSNQREGEGPLSNPTDPTVGNRLSGPFSENRLFNVTDGI